The proteins below are encoded in one region of Gemmatimonadales bacterium:
- a CDS encoding macro domain-containing protein, which translates to MPHLIRVLHDDLATLAVDAVVRAADEMLGPASPGAARLDERAGEQFAALCRVAAPLGAGAAVVTGAGALAAPFVLHVVIRDQDGPARRDGVRRALVAAWQRAADWGLATVAAPLVGADAGTLSAEEAASLLVETFEARAVATCPRELHLVTGHDEERALVESIVTRRRG; encoded by the coding sequence ATGCCGCACCTGATCCGGGTGCTGCACGACGACCTCGCCACGCTGGCCGTCGACGCCGTGGTCCGCGCCGCCGACGAGATGCTGGGACCGGCGAGTCCCGGCGCGGCCCGCCTCGACGAGCGCGCCGGCGAGCAGTTCGCCGCGCTCTGCCGGGTGGCCGCACCGCTCGGCGCCGGGGCCGCGGTCGTGACCGGAGCGGGCGCGCTCGCGGCGCCGTTCGTACTGCACGTGGTGATCCGTGACCAGGACGGCCCCGCTCGGCGCGACGGCGTGCGCCGCGCGCTCGTCGCCGCGTGGCAGCGGGCGGCGGATTGGGGCCTCGCGACGGTGGCCGCGCCGCTCGTGGGCGCCGACGCCGGCACGCTGAGTGCGGAAGAGGCGGCCAGCCTCCTGGTCGAGACGTTCGAGGCGCGGGCCGTGGCCACCTGCCCTCGGGAACTGCACCTCGTCACCGGCCACGACGAGGAGCGCGCGCTGGTCGAATCCATCGTCACGCGGAGACGCGGGTGA
- a CDS encoding ABC transporter ATP-binding protein, with protein sequence MITLAKLVKRYGSFAAVDGIDLTVRPGELFGFLGPNGAGKTTTFRMIAGIILPTSGRIEIGGIDIGRQPLIAKARLGYIPDRPYVYDKLTGAEFLRFVAALYGQQSAAVERRIEELLELFELTPWRHELTEAYSHGMRQKLVIASALVHRPEVIVVDEPMVGLDPKGARLLKDLFRQFVDRGGTVLMSTHTLEVAEAMCDRIAIMQGGRILAQGTMSELREQTASGDSSLEDLFLRLTGGLRPRQVDAILGD encoded by the coding sequence GTGATCACCCTCGCCAAGCTGGTGAAGCGGTACGGCTCGTTCGCGGCGGTCGACGGCATCGACCTCACCGTGCGGCCCGGGGAGCTGTTCGGCTTCCTCGGGCCGAACGGCGCCGGCAAAACCACGACGTTCCGCATGATCGCGGGCATCATCCTGCCGACCTCGGGCCGGATCGAGATCGGCGGCATCGACATCGGCCGCCAGCCGCTCATAGCGAAGGCCCGGCTGGGCTACATCCCCGACCGCCCGTACGTGTACGACAAGCTCACCGGCGCCGAGTTCCTGCGCTTCGTGGCGGCGTTGTACGGGCAGCAGAGTGCGGCGGTGGAGCGCAGGATCGAGGAGCTGCTCGAGCTCTTCGAGCTGACGCCCTGGCGGCACGAGCTGACCGAGGCGTACAGCCACGGCATGCGGCAGAAGCTCGTCATCGCGAGCGCGCTGGTGCACCGGCCCGAGGTGATCGTGGTGGACGAGCCGATGGTGGGGCTCGACCCCAAGGGCGCCCGGCTGCTCAAGGACCTCTTCCGCCAGTTCGTGGACCGGGGCGGCACGGTGCTCATGAGCACGCACACGCTGGAGGTGGCCGAAGCGATGTGCGACCGGATCGCGATCATGCAAGGCGGCCGGATCCTGGCGCAGGGCACGATGTCCGAGCTGCGCGAGCAGACTGCGTCGGGCGACTCGAGTCTGGAGGATCTTTTCCTGAGGCTCACCGGCGGCCTCCGCCCCCGCCAGGTCGACGCCATCCTGGGCGACTGA
- a CDS encoding GspMb/PilO family protein, with the protein MNPRDRRALIWGGAIVAFATLGLRVAPGAVRELRARRDALSAKQLLLARIHADLQGASALVDSAPAVERRLVALAPRLLDGPDESAATSDLTSRVTRAAGRSARIVGTAPEPDSARVGRLRRVGLRVSVASDAPGTLAMLARLGEGGVVLSVSGVAITAVDPASGPGTPEILRSDVTVRGWYLEGAPPSGEHQ; encoded by the coding sequence ATGAACCCGCGCGATCGGCGGGCGCTCATCTGGGGTGGTGCGATAGTGGCCTTCGCCACGCTCGGCCTTCGTGTGGCGCCGGGGGCAGTGCGCGAGCTACGCGCCCGGCGCGATGCGCTCTCCGCAAAGCAGCTTCTGCTCGCACGCATCCACGCGGATCTCCAGGGCGCGAGCGCGCTGGTCGATTCGGCCCCCGCCGTTGAACGGCGGCTCGTGGCGCTCGCACCCCGGCTTCTGGACGGTCCGGACGAGTCCGCCGCCACGAGCGACCTCACGAGCCGAGTGACCCGCGCGGCCGGACGCTCGGCGCGAATCGTCGGAACGGCCCCGGAGCCGGACTCCGCGCGCGTCGGGCGGCTGCGCCGAGTCGGGCTTCGCGTGTCGGTCGCGAGCGACGCGCCCGGCACGCTCGCGATGCTCGCGCGGCTCGGGGAGGGCGGCGTGGTCCTGTCGGTGAGCGGCGTTGCGATCACTGCCGTCGATCCGGCGTCAGGGCCCGGCACGCCCGAGATTCTTCGAAGCGATGTGACGGTACGCGGCTGGTATCTCGAGGGCGCGCCGCCGAGTGGGGAGCACCAATGA
- a CDS encoding RHS repeat-associated core domain-containing protein, giving the protein MDSTSYDAAGNAVRQVPRRGGTLVLSYDAMNRLITRITPAVHYDGAVNEPIDSAGNPWSFPAFPNDGGTGYTIPADTAALTYDRAGRILTANNGDAHITRTYRTDGRLATETEALRTVTGTVFSQHVYVTQYGYDRDGRRSWVRVPTVFEVGVGAGQDSLAYGYDATGQLATVRDPLGHTSRYFYDLEQRVDSVARADGVYEKLFHDEDGRLTRRREGTDTSTWRDDVQRFDAQGRVLLTSGLADSMTYAYAGHGPLAHQLTWSKIAADHRMDEYWSTDALGHRGHLGVGGVLAFDTLRTDLGSRLEPGTGRLTQNTTPRPLGGRIDAGDFTYDAAGNQIRQAVRLQDAAGNYRVLELWSYYDAAQRVRAVDRRSCIERDPALTDPRQAEHCMNQHVDSTLSNESDFYPYDPKYLVRYSAPSEQATAAFEEYRYDALGRRVWRRSRYRDLECMPEGCRPDLVRYVWDGDQLLGEIQVPGDTLHSAVGFEVDVGQVGRDSIGRPTDNNGNWGRVLYVHGRALDQPLGVIRFDYSVAWPQPFLIEFGRDARGTADVGHLDPVIRAACSGGGNCPAASTPTTLAGLAAMARESNFTAPRYWQGSLEFDQQDATGYQYRRNRYLDPANGRFTQEDPLGLAGGLNVYGFAKGDPANYSDPFGLCPPCSDREDGWGNTSPGLLDPVAWFSGSLVGGLFGGAADAALASTLEGTSGTAAIDEIAPSAIRFAQRGSSGVFRHGEFAGQAVKDVAAGLRSGAISPDQLPIKAVVRDGIPYSMNTRSLMALRLADLEPTIIENVTGDEFFESKLTERLAEMGQVPADFVPPMR; this is encoded by the coding sequence GTGGACAGCACTTCCTATGATGCGGCCGGCAACGCCGTCCGGCAGGTGCCGCGCCGCGGCGGCACCCTGGTGCTGAGCTACGACGCGATGAACCGCCTGATCACGCGCATCACGCCGGCCGTGCACTACGACGGCGCGGTGAACGAGCCGATTGACTCGGCCGGCAACCCATGGTCGTTCCCGGCCTTTCCGAACGACGGGGGCACGGGCTACACGATCCCGGCCGACACGGCCGCGCTCACCTACGACCGCGCGGGCCGCATCCTCACGGCCAACAACGGCGACGCGCACATCACCCGGACGTACCGTACTGACGGTCGACTCGCGACCGAGACCGAGGCGCTCCGCACCGTGACGGGTACGGTGTTCAGCCAGCACGTGTACGTGACGCAGTACGGCTACGACCGCGACGGGCGCCGCAGTTGGGTGCGGGTCCCCACCGTCTTCGAGGTTGGCGTCGGCGCCGGGCAAGATTCGCTGGCCTACGGCTACGACGCCACGGGCCAGCTCGCCACGGTGCGTGATCCGCTGGGCCATACCTCCCGGTATTTCTACGACCTGGAGCAGCGGGTGGACAGCGTGGCACGCGCCGACGGCGTCTATGAGAAACTGTTCCACGACGAGGATGGCCGACTGACGCGGCGCCGGGAGGGTACCGACACGAGCACCTGGCGCGACGACGTGCAGCGCTTCGACGCTCAGGGGCGGGTGCTCCTGACCAGCGGGCTCGCCGACTCGATGACGTATGCCTATGCCGGCCACGGCCCGCTCGCACACCAATTGACCTGGAGCAAGATCGCCGCCGACCATCGCATGGACGAGTACTGGAGCACCGACGCGCTGGGCCACCGCGGACACCTGGGCGTGGGTGGCGTGCTGGCGTTCGACACGCTGCGGACCGACCTGGGGTCGCGGCTTGAGCCGGGCACCGGCCGGCTTACGCAGAACACCACGCCGCGCCCGCTCGGCGGCCGCATCGACGCGGGAGATTTCACCTACGACGCGGCGGGCAACCAGATCCGCCAGGCGGTCCGGCTGCAGGACGCCGCGGGCAACTACCGCGTGCTCGAGCTCTGGAGCTACTACGACGCCGCGCAGCGGGTGCGGGCGGTGGACCGGCGGAGCTGCATCGAGCGCGACCCGGCGCTCACCGACCCGCGCCAGGCCGAGCACTGCATGAACCAGCACGTGGACTCGACCCTGAGCAACGAGTCCGACTTCTATCCGTACGACCCCAAGTACCTGGTGCGCTACAGCGCGCCGAGCGAGCAGGCGACGGCCGCCTTCGAGGAGTACCGCTACGACGCGCTGGGCCGGCGGGTGTGGCGGCGGAGCCGGTATCGCGATCTCGAGTGCATGCCCGAGGGCTGCCGGCCCGACCTGGTGCGCTACGTCTGGGACGGGGACCAGCTCTTGGGGGAGATCCAGGTGCCGGGCGACACCCTCCACAGTGCGGTGGGGTTTGAGGTCGACGTGGGGCAGGTGGGCCGCGACTCCATCGGGAGGCCGACGGACAACAACGGCAACTGGGGCCGCGTGCTCTACGTGCACGGCCGCGCGCTCGACCAGCCGCTCGGGGTGATCCGGTTCGACTACAGCGTGGCCTGGCCGCAACCGTTCCTAATCGAGTTCGGGCGCGATGCGCGGGGCACGGCGGATGTCGGGCACCTCGATCCGGTGATCCGAGCGGCGTGCAGCGGGGGCGGCAACTGCCCGGCCGCAAGCACGCCGACCACGCTGGCGGGCCTCGCTGCAATGGCGCGGGAGAGCAACTTCACCGCGCCGCGGTACTGGCAGGGAAGTCTCGAGTTCGACCAGCAGGATGCCACGGGGTATCAGTACCGGCGGAATCGCTATCTCGATCCAGCGAACGGACGGTTTACGCAGGAGGATCCGCTCGGGCTCGCGGGCGGGCTCAATGTATATGGGTTTGCCAAGGGCGATCCCGCCAACTACTCCGATCCGTTCGGGCTCTGCCCGCCCTGCTCAGACCGGGAAGATGGCTGGGGTAACACCTCCCCAGGTCTCCTCGATCCAGTTGCGTGGTTCTCAGGGTCGCTCGTCGGCGGCCTTTTTGGTGGTGCAGCGGATGCGGCGTTGGCTTCCACGCTTGAGGGTACTTCCGGGACGGCGGCAATCGACGAAATCGCTCCATCCGCCATTCGGTTTGCCCAGCGTGGCTCGTCGGGCGTGTTCCGTCACGGCGAATTTGCAGGGCAGGCGGTCAAAGACGTGGCGGCCGGGCTCCGAAGCGGTGCGATCTCGCCCGATCAGCTTCCGATCAAGGCCGTAGTTCGGGACGGTATCCCATACAGTATGAACACGCGTTCACTAATGGCCCTCAGGCTCGCAGACTTGGAACCGACTATCATCGAGAATGTCACCGGCGACGAGTTCTTCGAATCCAAGCTTACGGAGCGACTTGCGGAGATGGGCCAAGTACCTGCGGATTTTGTTCCGCCAATGCGATAG